In a genomic window of Pseudomonadota bacterium:
- a CDS encoding UDP-3-O-acyl-N-acetylglucosamine deacetylase, which produces MIRQRTLKNVIRATGVGLHTGEKVYLTLRPAAPDTGIIFRRVDLEQPMDIKASPENVGDTCLSTTLVKGDVRISTVEHLLSAFAGLGIDNAYVDVSAPEVPIMDGSAGPFVFLLQSAGIEEQNAPKRFIRISRTVEVRDGDKWARFEPYDGFKVSFEIDFNHPVFDGRRQTACIDFSTTSFIKEVSRARTFGFLSDIERLRERKLALGGSLDNAIVVDEFRVVNEDGLRYEDEFVKHKVLDAIGDLYLLGRSLIGAFHGYKSGHGLNNQLLRALMAEESAWELVTFEDSEKLPISYVRPIQALT; this is translated from the coding sequence GTGATCCGGCAACGGACTTTAAAGAACGTTATTCGTGCGACTGGGGTGGGTCTGCATACCGGGGAAAAGGTCTATCTGACCCTTCGTCCGGCTGCGCCTGACACCGGCATCATCTTTCGCCGTGTCGATCTGGAACAGCCGATGGATATCAAGGCCAGCCCGGAAAACGTGGGTGACACGTGCCTTTCGACAACGCTCGTTAAGGGCGATGTGCGTATTTCCACTGTCGAGCACCTGCTGTCCGCATTCGCCGGTCTTGGAATCGATAATGCTTACGTCGATGTCAGCGCGCCGGAAGTTCCCATCATGGACGGCAGCGCAGGACCGTTTGTTTTTCTGCTGCAGTCGGCGGGAATAGAAGAACAGAACGCACCGAAACGTTTTATTCGCATCAGTCGTACGGTAGAAGTGCGGGATGGGGATAAATGGGCGCGTTTTGAGCCCTATGATGGATTCAAAGTTTCCTTTGAAATCGACTTCAACCACCCGGTATTCGATGGTCGCCGTCAAACAGCCTGTATCGATTTCTCCACCACCTCGTTCATTAAAGAGGTCAGTCGTGCGCGCACCTTTGGATTCCTAAGCGATATCGAGCGCCTGCGGGAGCGCAAGTTGGCGCTGGGCGGGAGTCTTGACAACGCGATCGTTGTTGATGAGTTTCGCGTAGTGAACGAGGATGGACTGCGTTACGAGGACGAGTTTGTAAAGCATAAAGTATTGGATGCGATTGGGGACCTCTATCTGCTCGGACGCAGCCTGATAGGCGCATTTCACGGCTACAAGTCCGGTCATGGACTCAATAACCAGTTGTTGCGGGCCTTGATGGCGGAAGAGTCCGCGTGGGAACTTGTGACATTTGAGGATTCGGAGAAGCTGCCGATATCTTATGTCAGGCCGATTCAGGCGCTGACCTGA
- a CDS encoding DUF721 domain-containing protein, whose amino-acid sequence MTREPYPLQFHLRKSTGPLTELMHRISEHQTSLNLVRSLLPAEYRAHCLHVNLRQNEVLLLMDSPVWANRTRYVSPAILEKLNGLHASTLKRVRIQIAPQQNPETNLPKSRRAALSPSGAETLLGAADSVSDPALATALRRLAQRSTDS is encoded by the coding sequence ATGACCCGCGAACCCTACCCGCTGCAGTTTCACCTCCGAAAGAGCACAGGTCCGCTCACTGAGCTTATGCACCGCATAAGCGAACATCAGACCTCATTGAATCTTGTTCGCTCGCTGCTACCGGCGGAGTATCGCGCTCACTGCCTGCACGTGAATCTGCGGCAAAATGAGGTTTTGCTACTGATGGACTCCCCCGTATGGGCCAACCGCACCCGCTATGTCTCACCAGCTATTCTTGAGAAACTCAACGGCCTGCATGCGAGCACCCTGAAGCGTGTGCGTATTCAGATCGCACCTCAGCAGAATCCAGAAACCAATCTCCCTAAAAGTCGCAGGGCCGCTTTGTCTCCGAGTGGCGCCGAAACCCTTCTTGGGGCTGCAGACTCAGTCTCCGATCCTGCTCTCGCAACCGCCCTGCGGCGACTTGCGCAACGCAGCACCGACTCATAG
- a CDS encoding preprotein translocase subunit SecA: MVSKLLSKIFGSRNERLIKRMFKTVQVINSLETEFESLSDEALKAKTQEFRDRFQAGETLDALLPEAFGVAREAGKRALGMRHFDVQLIGGMVLHQGRIAEMRTGEGKTLVATLAAYLNTIPGRGVHVVTVNDYLARRDAGWMGKIYHALGLSVGVINSSGGKGPDSSSYRYDPDHRAGDESFRFLSSVSRQEAYSADITYGTNNEFGFDYLRDNMAFSLAEKMQGDLHYAIVDEVDSILIDEARTPLIISGPAEDSSELYRQIDKLIPRLVRQIGEEGAGDYTVDEKSKQVYLTEEGHQRVEDLLVEAGLLKEGDSLYDSANIGLVHHLNAALRAHALFQRDVDYIVRDGEVVIVDEFTGRTMPGRRWSEGLHQAIEAKEKAKIQNENQTLASITFQNYFRLYDKLSGMTGTADTEAYEFQQIYGLEVVVIPTNKQMIREDRTDLVYLTQREKFDAIVADIEECRKRGQPTLVGTTSIETSEYLSQLLEKNKIPHEVLNAKQHEREAHIVAQAGKAGSVTIATNMAGRGTDIVLGGNPEAEIGALENPSEAQVQKIREDWKLRHQAVLDAGGLHIIGTERHESRRVDNQLRGRSGRQGDPGSSRFYLSLEDSLMRIFASERVSALMQKLGMEEGEAIEHPWVNKAIENAQRKVEGRNFDIRKQLLEYDDVANDQRRVIYEQRNELMSSDDISETIKNVRWDVANLLIDQYIAPQSLDEQWDVGGLEEALQREYGVTFPLRQWLDSDDTLHEESLRERIVVELEQEYARKEAQVGAETMRHFEKAIMLQVLDSLWKEHLAAMDYLRQGIHLRGYAQKNPKQEYKRESFEMFEQLLGRIKSEVVSVVSRVQVRAEEDVEAIEQQRRRTAPMEYQHAEVAAMSSEPAASTTDETHQPFVRQGRKVGRNEPCPCGSGKKYKQCHGALQ, encoded by the coding sequence ATGGTCAGTAAGCTCCTCAGCAAGATCTTCGGCAGCCGCAATGAGCGGTTGATCAAGCGAATGTTCAAAACGGTTCAGGTGATCAATTCGTTGGAGACCGAGTTTGAATCCTTGTCCGATGAGGCGCTCAAAGCCAAGACCCAAGAGTTCCGCGATCGGTTTCAAGCCGGGGAGACGCTCGATGCATTGCTGCCGGAAGCCTTTGGGGTGGCGCGTGAGGCGGGTAAGCGTGCTTTGGGAATGCGCCATTTCGACGTGCAACTCATAGGCGGGATGGTGCTGCACCAGGGGCGTATTGCCGAGATGCGCACCGGTGAGGGTAAAACGCTGGTGGCGACGCTGGCCGCCTACCTCAATACCATCCCGGGTCGTGGTGTCCATGTGGTTACCGTCAACGATTACCTGGCGCGGCGCGATGCCGGTTGGATGGGAAAGATCTACCATGCTCTCGGGCTCAGCGTTGGAGTCATCAACTCATCCGGTGGCAAAGGCCCTGATAGTTCCTCGTATCGCTACGATCCGGATCATCGTGCCGGTGATGAGAGTTTTCGTTTTCTATCTTCCGTTTCGCGGCAAGAGGCTTATTCTGCCGATATCACCTACGGTACGAACAATGAGTTTGGATTCGATTACCTGCGCGACAACATGGCCTTCAGTCTTGCCGAGAAGATGCAGGGCGACCTGCATTACGCAATCGTCGATGAAGTCGATTCTATTCTGATCGATGAGGCGCGCACCCCACTTATTATTTCTGGACCGGCCGAAGATAGCTCAGAACTCTACAGGCAGATCGATAAGCTTATTCCGCGACTTGTTCGTCAAATTGGTGAGGAGGGGGCGGGCGACTACACGGTAGACGAGAAATCCAAGCAGGTTTATCTCACCGAAGAGGGTCATCAGAGGGTGGAAGATCTTCTGGTGGAAGCCGGATTGCTCAAGGAAGGAGATAGTCTCTACGATTCGGCAAATATCGGTCTGGTACACCATCTAAACGCCGCATTACGTGCGCATGCGTTATTCCAACGTGATGTGGATTATATCGTGCGCGATGGAGAGGTCGTCATCGTCGATGAGTTTACCGGTCGTACCATGCCCGGCCGGCGTTGGTCCGAAGGATTGCACCAGGCTATTGAGGCGAAAGAGAAAGCCAAGATTCAAAATGAGAATCAGACACTCGCTTCAATAACTTTTCAGAATTATTTTCGCTTGTATGACAAGTTGTCGGGAATGACAGGAACAGCAGATACGGAGGCCTACGAGTTTCAGCAAATTTATGGCTTGGAGGTTGTCGTTATCCCCACGAACAAGCAGATGATACGTGAAGATCGTACCGATCTGGTCTACCTGACACAGCGTGAAAAGTTTGATGCGATAGTCGCGGACATCGAGGAGTGCCGTAAGCGGGGACAACCAACGTTGGTGGGAACCACCTCTATAGAAACCTCGGAGTATTTGTCTCAGTTGTTGGAAAAGAACAAGATTCCGCACGAGGTTCTGAACGCCAAGCAGCATGAACGCGAGGCGCATATCGTTGCGCAAGCCGGTAAAGCGGGATCCGTGACCATAGCAACCAACATGGCTGGCCGTGGTACCGACATAGTATTGGGCGGAAATCCCGAGGCGGAAATCGGAGCGCTTGAAAACCCATCGGAAGCACAGGTACAGAAGATACGTGAGGATTGGAAGTTGCGGCATCAGGCGGTGTTGGATGCGGGTGGACTTCATATTATCGGCACCGAGCGTCACGAATCACGACGCGTGGACAACCAGCTGCGAGGGCGGTCCGGGCGCCAGGGCGACCCAGGATCGAGTCGCTTCTACCTGTCGCTGGAGGACAGTCTTATGCGCATTTTCGCCTCAGAGCGTGTCTCTGCTCTGATGCAGAAACTGGGCATGGAGGAAGGTGAAGCAATCGAGCACCCATGGGTGAACAAAGCGATTGAAAATGCTCAAAGAAAAGTTGAGGGTCGAAATTTCGACATTCGCAAGCAGCTGTTGGAGTACGATGATGTGGCCAATGATCAACGCCGCGTCATCTACGAGCAGCGCAACGAATTGATGTCCAGCGATGACATTTCGGAAACGATCAAGAACGTACGTTGGGATGTCGCCAATTTGCTGATCGATCAGTACATAGCGCCGCAGAGCCTCGATGAACAATGGGATGTGGGAGGGTTGGAAGAGGCGCTTCAGCGAGAATACGGTGTGACGTTTCCGCTTCGCCAATGGCTGGATTCAGATGACACCTTGCATGAGGAATCACTGCGCGAGCGTATCGTTGTGGAGCTGGAGCAAGAGTACGCGCGAAAAGAGGCACAGGTGGGTGCGGAAACCATGCGGCATTTCGAAAAGGCGATCATGCTACAGGTGCTTGATTCTCTTTGGAAGGAACACCTTGCGGCCATGGATTACCTGCGTCAGGGAATCCACTTGCGCGGCTACGCGCAAAAGAATCCCAAACAGGAGTACAAACGCGAGTCGTTCGAGATGTTTGAACAACTTCTTGGTCGAATAAAGTCCGAAGTGGTGAGCGTCGTTTCGCGGGTTCAGGTGCGCGCCGAAGAAGACGTGGAAGCCATCGAACAGCAAAGGCGCAGAACAGCACCGATGGAATACCAACACGCAGAGGTAGCGGCCATGTCCAGTGAGCCTGCCGCTTCGACCACAGACGAAACTCATCAGCCCTTCGTTCGCCAGGGTAGAAAAGTTGGACGCAATGAGCCGTGTCCCTGTGGCTCAGGGAAGAAGTATAAGCAATGCCACGGCGCGCTGCAGTAA
- a CDS encoding bifunctional glutamate N-acetyltransferase/amino-acid acetyltransferase ArgJ: protein MRSTELNVLPVRGVRVGVASAGIRQSVRPDIALFEFSPDSECAAVFTKNAFCAAPVVVAKKNLKKGLTRFWIINSGNANAGTGLQGIADAEAVCATVARVAAQDGTGSVLPFSTGVIGEPLRVDKIERVLPDAVSALSETGWHDAARAIMTTDTVPKGVSRRVALDQGEITITGIAKGSGMIRPDMATMLSFIGTDAKISGELLQQCLNVAVARSFNRITVDGDTSTNDACALIATGQAASATIETGSADHQRFQEVLIEVCEDLARAIVRDGEGATKLITIEVEGGKNTEECLSVAYAIAHSPLVKTAFFASDANWGRILAAVGRAGLAELNLDAVQIYLDDVCIVRGGGRAPDYSEEAGAHVMAQAEITICVKLGRGSARERIWTCDFSFDYVRINAEYRT from the coding sequence ATGCGTTCGACAGAGTTGAATGTACTTCCGGTGCGCGGTGTAAGAGTGGGCGTAGCAAGTGCCGGCATTAGACAATCTGTGCGTCCCGATATCGCATTGTTCGAATTTTCACCCGATAGCGAATGCGCTGCGGTTTTCACAAAAAATGCTTTCTGCGCAGCTCCGGTGGTGGTGGCGAAAAAGAACTTGAAGAAGGGGCTGACGCGCTTCTGGATTATCAATTCGGGCAATGCCAACGCTGGTACAGGTTTGCAGGGGATCGCAGACGCGGAAGCAGTGTGCGCCACAGTAGCGCGTGTTGCCGCGCAAGACGGTACTGGTTCGGTACTGCCTTTTTCCACAGGAGTGATTGGCGAACCACTGCGTGTGGACAAAATAGAACGCGTACTGCCCGATGCGGTTTCCGCCCTTAGTGAGACGGGTTGGCACGATGCTGCACGGGCAATAATGACGACGGATACCGTTCCCAAGGGGGTCTCGCGCCGCGTGGCGCTTGATCAGGGAGAAATCACGATCACGGGGATTGCCAAGGGCTCCGGAATGATTCGCCCCGATATGGCAACGATGCTGTCGTTCATCGGAACCGATGCAAAGATCTCGGGAGAGCTGTTGCAGCAGTGCCTGAATGTGGCGGTCGCGCGTTCGTTTAATCGCATTACTGTTGATGGGGATACCTCAACCAATGATGCGTGCGCGCTGATTGCGACAGGACAGGCGGCCTCCGCAACAATCGAAACAGGAAGCGCAGACCATCAAAGATTTCAAGAAGTATTGATCGAGGTATGTGAGGATCTGGCGCGCGCAATAGTTCGTGATGGTGAGGGTGCAACCAAACTGATCACCATAGAGGTAGAAGGCGGCAAGAACACTGAGGAGTGTTTGAGCGTCGCGTATGCCATTGCGCATTCACCCTTGGTGAAAACCGCTTTTTTTGCTTCCGATGCAAATTGGGGGAGAATCTTGGCAGCGGTGGGGCGGGCCGGTTTGGCCGAACTCAACCTGGATGCTGTACAGATCTACCTCGATGACGTCTGTATTGTTCGTGGCGGTGGGCGTGCACCGGATTACTCGGAGGAGGCCGGCGCACACGTTATGGCGCAGGCAGAGATCACCATCTGCGTTAAGCTTGGCCGTGGCTCCGCACGTGAGCGGATCTGGACTTGCGATTTTTCCTTCGACTACGTCCGTATCAATGCGGAGTACCGCACCTGA
- a CDS encoding Nudix family hydrolase has protein sequence MRPHKSPVHVIAGVIRNSDGEVLLAQRPAHAHLGGLWEFPGGKLERNEERLEGLKRELHEELGIDVLDARPLIRVPYDYPGKSILLDVWEVLQFTGEVKGLEGQALTWVAPRLLHAWPMPAADRPVVTAIALPDRYLITPEPGADHAAFLDGLCRALSTGIRLVQFRAKELDDRRYEMLAKRVLGICEEHESNLLLNHDPEMVIRIGAHGVHLTALRLEDLRERPLGAQYLVAASCHHRDELLKAQALGLDFAVLGPVKTTLTHPATIPLGWRKFEEWVERISLPVYALGGMSELDLETSRRLGGRGIAAIRSLWV, from the coding sequence ATGCGCCCTCATAAAAGTCCGGTTCATGTGATCGCCGGTGTCATACGCAATTCAGATGGCGAAGTGTTGTTAGCGCAACGCCCTGCACACGCTCATCTGGGTGGTTTGTGGGAGTTTCCGGGTGGAAAACTTGAGAGGAATGAAGAGCGCCTTGAAGGCCTGAAACGTGAGCTGCACGAAGAACTGGGTATCGACGTATTGGATGCCCGCCCGCTCATCCGAGTCCCGTACGACTACCCCGGGAAAAGTATACTTCTTGATGTTTGGGAGGTGTTGCAATTCACTGGGGAAGTCAAAGGCCTGGAAGGCCAGGCGTTAACCTGGGTGGCGCCAAGGTTACTGCATGCTTGGCCGATGCCTGCTGCTGATCGACCGGTCGTAACAGCAATTGCTCTTCCGGATCGTTATTTAATAACCCCCGAGCCAGGAGCGGATCATGCCGCGTTTCTGGATGGGTTGTGTCGGGCGCTGTCGACGGGGATACGTTTGGTACAATTTCGCGCCAAGGAATTGGATGATCGGCGCTATGAGATGCTTGCCAAGCGTGTGCTCGGAATTTGCGAGGAGCACGAGTCGAACCTTCTGCTTAATCACGATCCCGAAATGGTTATACGCATCGGTGCACACGGTGTGCATTTGACAGCCCTGCGACTCGAAGACCTTCGGGAGAGACCGTTGGGTGCGCAGTACTTGGTAGCCGCCTCGTGCCACCATCGCGATGAACTGCTCAAAGCACAAGCGTTGGGCTTGGATTTTGCTGTTCTTGGTCCCGTTAAAACCACCTTGACGCACCCCGCTACAATTCCTTTGGGCTGGCGAAAATTTGAGGAATGGGTGGAGCGTATATCGCTACCCGTTTATGCGCTGGGTGGTATGTCGGAGCTGGATTTGGAAACGAGCCGGCGATTGGGTGGGCGGGGCATCGCGGCCATCAGGTCACTGTGGGTTTAG
- a CDS encoding DNA gyrase inhibitor YacG yields the protein MNEPITTVPCPSCGKPSYWRPENRWRPFCSERCKLLDLSEWMDGSRRIPGASDVLLPPDVERDESADD from the coding sequence ATGAACGAGCCAATAACAACCGTGCCGTGCCCTTCGTGTGGAAAACCTTCTTATTGGCGTCCAGAGAATCGGTGGCGGCCCTTCTGCAGCGAGCGCTGCAAGTTACTCGATCTCTCGGAATGGATGGATGGATCGCGGCGAATCCCCGGGGCATCCGATGTACTACTGCCCCCAGATGTGGAGCGGGACGAAAGCGCCGACGATTAG
- a CDS encoding cell division protein ZapD: MQKVIYEQPLSERMRAFLRLEFLFQTGVHHARGRSVWDSRAAMSCLLDILSIFSRSDLKSEVLKELERHTANLTAMQSNPQVDRDKLAGIMRQLDTLSARLHAHRGQIAQALRQNEFLMSIQQRSSIAGGSCAFDLPAYFHWLQRPAPERVEQLLEWFSVFDLIRTGVELILELTRQSSTPVREIAKGGFFQQNLPTNLPCQMMRVAVPRCSPYFAEISGSKHRFTVRFLEASVNGRASQTSEDVEFELTRCVL; this comes from the coding sequence TTGCAGAAGGTAATTTACGAACAACCGCTTAGCGAACGCATGCGTGCGTTTCTGCGGCTTGAGTTCCTCTTTCAGACCGGCGTTCATCACGCACGGGGCCGCTCTGTTTGGGACAGTCGAGCGGCAATGAGCTGCCTGCTCGATATTCTGTCAATATTTTCCCGCTCCGACCTCAAGAGCGAAGTGCTGAAAGAGCTGGAGCGTCACACCGCCAATCTCACAGCCATGCAGAGCAACCCACAGGTCGATCGTGACAAATTGGCGGGAATCATGCGTCAATTGGATACGTTGTCGGCGCGCCTCCACGCACACCGGGGGCAGATCGCACAGGCGCTGCGACAGAATGAGTTTCTGATGAGTATCCAGCAAAGAAGCAGCATCGCCGGGGGTAGCTGCGCATTCGATCTGCCTGCCTATTTCCATTGGCTGCAACGCCCGGCACCCGAAAGGGTTGAACAGCTGCTCGAATGGTTTTCGGTATTTGATCTCATTCGAACCGGCGTCGAGCTGATTCTCGAACTCACCCGCCAAAGCTCAACACCGGTGCGTGAAATAGCCAAGGGAGGGTTCTTTCAGCAAAACCTACCCACCAACCTCCCCTGTCAAATGATGCGGGTGGCCGTACCGCGCTGTTCCCCCTATTTTGCCGAGATCAGCGGTAGCAAGCACCGATTCACAGTACGATTTCTTGAGGCCTCTGTTAACGGAAGAGCGAGTCAGACTTCGGAAGACGTCGAGTTCGAGTTGACCCGCTGCGTCCTGTAA
- a CDS encoding dephospho-CoA kinase, with product MLRIGLTGGIASGKSAASDCFSVRGIPVIDADVVARQVVKAGTPAIQEIEAAFGKRFIRPDGSLDRRLVRSLIFSDPQKRNELEAILHPRIKEAMLSRLARISAPYCILAIPLLIEADQRDLVDRVLVIDAPRAIQIKRLMQRDQISQDEAEAILNTQLDRDTRVKFADDLIVNDGSQADLEAAIEGLHQKYLSLATAD from the coding sequence ATGCTCAGAATCGGGCTGACCGGGGGCATAGCAAGTGGAAAATCAGCTGCCTCAGACTGCTTCTCTGTCCGCGGCATTCCCGTCATAGATGCCGATGTAGTTGCCCGCCAAGTGGTAAAAGCCGGAACGCCGGCGATCCAGGAAATTGAGGCGGCCTTCGGAAAAAGATTTATCCGTCCTGACGGGAGCCTGGACCGCCGGCTGGTGCGCTCTTTGATTTTCTCTGATCCTCAAAAACGAAATGAACTCGAGGCAATACTGCACCCGCGAATCAAGGAAGCGATGCTGTCTCGACTCGCTCGCATAAGCGCCCCTTATTGCATTCTCGCGATACCGCTCCTGATTGAAGCAGACCAGAGAGATCTTGTGGACCGCGTTCTTGTCATCGACGCGCCGCGTGCGATTCAGATCAAGCGGCTAATGCAACGCGATCAGATCTCACAGGACGAAGCGGAAGCCATTCTCAATACCCAACTGGATCGCGATACCCGCGTGAAATTCGCGGATGACCTGATTGTCAATGATGGCTCCCAAGCCGACTTAGAAGCGGCAATCGAGGGACTTCATCAGAAATATTTATCTCTGGCCACCGCCGATTGA
- a CDS encoding prepilin peptidase — MAILELLQTNLTLFTGTGALIGLMVGSFLNVVIYRLPIMMEQNWKRHCVEASGASVSDVEVFNLIQPRSRCPQCGHRISVAENIPVISYLLQRGCCSNCNAGIPVRYPIVELLTAASSAYVAWHFGFGWESVSALVITWSLITLAYIDLDHQLLPDSITLPMLWLGLLASLLPVFADAHSSIVGAAAGYLSLWCVYQLFRIATGKEGMGFGDFKLLGMLGAWMGWQALPVIILMSSLVGAVVGISMILMKRHERANPIPFGPYLAAAGWITLLWGDEITGFYLRIAGLSG, encoded by the coding sequence ATGGCGATACTTGAACTGCTTCAAACGAACCTAACTTTATTTACGGGAACAGGGGCGTTGATCGGCCTTATGGTTGGCAGCTTCCTGAACGTTGTCATTTACCGCCTCCCTATCATGATGGAGCAGAACTGGAAACGTCACTGCGTAGAAGCGAGTGGTGCATCTGTCAGCGATGTGGAAGTATTTAACCTCATTCAACCGCGCTCACGATGTCCACAATGTGGTCACCGGATCTCGGTAGCAGAGAACATCCCTGTCATCAGCTACCTTCTGCAACGCGGGTGTTGCTCCAACTGTAATGCCGGTATCCCCGTACGTTACCCGATCGTCGAGCTGCTCACTGCCGCCTCTTCTGCCTATGTCGCCTGGCACTTCGGTTTCGGTTGGGAATCCGTCTCGGCGCTAGTCATTACCTGGTCCCTGATCACACTCGCCTACATTGATCTCGACCATCAGTTGCTGCCCGATTCCATAACATTGCCCATGCTTTGGCTGGGCCTGCTCGCCAGCCTTCTTCCAGTCTTTGCGGATGCTCACTCAAGCATTGTCGGCGCTGCTGCCGGTTACCTCTCTCTCTGGTGTGTCTATCAGCTTTTCAGAATCGCTACTGGCAAAGAAGGGATGGGATTCGGCGATTTCAAACTCCTGGGTATGCTGGGTGCATGGATGGGGTGGCAGGCCCTGCCCGTGATTATTCTGATGTCCTCGCTCGTAGGCGCAGTGGTGGGCATCAGCATGATACTGATGAAGCGCCACGAACGCGCCAATCCCATTCCGTTTGGCCCCTATCTCGCGGCAGCCGGTTGGATCACTCTGTTATGGGGTGACGAAATCACCGGGTTTTATCTCCGTATCGCCGGGCTCTCCGGCTGA
- a CDS encoding type II secretion system F family protein yields MAESAIKLDTFTWEGTDRSGKRIKGEMPGASDALVKATLRRQGVNPLKVRKKPKPLLGRTKKKITTKDIAIFARQLATMMTAGVPLVQAFEIVGKGHENPSMQDLILSVKSDVEAGNALATALGKHPLYFDDLFCNLVHAGEQAGVLETLLNKIATYKEKTEALKGKIKKALFYPTAVIVVAFIITAILLIFVIPQFQSLFSSFGGDLPAFTLLVITISEIFQEYWWAIFGGIGAAGYLFLYFKKRSSNFNRALDRIVLKIPVIGEILRKAAIARYCRTLATMFAAGVPLVEAMESVAGATGNSIYGDAVMVMRDEIATGQQLQASMRQTNLFPNMVVQMVAIGEESGSLDEMLSKVADFFEDEVDNAVDALSSLLEPMIMAVLGVVIGGLVVAMYLPIFKMGQVV; encoded by the coding sequence ATGGCGGAATCGGCTATCAAATTGGATACATTTACCTGGGAGGGCACAGATCGCTCCGGCAAACGTATTAAAGGTGAAATGCCTGGTGCCAGCGATGCCCTAGTGAAGGCGACACTTCGCCGACAAGGTGTAAATCCCCTAAAAGTACGCAAAAAGCCCAAGCCCCTTCTTGGCAGAACCAAGAAGAAAATAACTACCAAGGACATCGCCATTTTTGCACGCCAACTCGCTACAATGATGACTGCAGGCGTACCGCTGGTTCAGGCTTTTGAGATAGTCGGAAAAGGACATGAGAATCCCTCTATGCAGGACCTCATTCTTTCGGTCAAAAGCGATGTAGAGGCTGGCAACGCTTTAGCTACCGCGCTTGGCAAACATCCGCTCTACTTTGATGATCTGTTCTGTAATTTGGTACATGCGGGCGAGCAAGCAGGTGTTTTAGAGACACTCCTTAATAAAATCGCTACCTATAAAGAAAAAACAGAGGCGCTCAAGGGAAAAATCAAGAAAGCTTTATTCTACCCAACAGCCGTAATTGTAGTCGCTTTTATTATCACTGCAATCTTGCTTATATTCGTTATTCCACAATTCCAATCGCTGTTTTCATCTTTCGGTGGCGACCTACCTGCATTCACATTGTTAGTAATTACGATTTCCGAAATATTCCAAGAATACTGGTGGGCGATTTTCGGAGGAATTGGAGCTGCAGGTTATCTATTTCTTTATTTTAAAAAGCGATCAAGCAACTTCAATCGAGCCCTAGACAGGATAGTCCTAAAGATTCCTGTAATCGGCGAAATTCTAAGAAAAGCTGCGATTGCCAGATATTGCAGAACGTTGGCCACCATGTTTGCGGCTGGCGTACCGCTAGTGGAAGCAATGGAATCGGTTGCAGGTGCCACCGGCAACTCGATTTATGGTGATGCTGTTATGGTAATGCGTGATGAAATTGCCACGGGGCAACAGTTGCAGGCATCCATGCGGCAAACCAACCTCTTTCCCAACATGGTAGTGCAGATGGTAGCCATAGGCGAAGAGTCGGGGTCACTTGACGAAATGCTGTCGAAAGTCGCCGACTTTTTCGAGGACGAGGTGGACAACGCTGTCGATGCTTTAAGCAGTCTTTTAGAACCGATGATCATGGCAGTATTAGGCGTCGTTATTGGCGGCTTAGTCGTAGCCATGTACCTACCAATATTTAAAATGGGCCAAGTTGTATAG